The sequence below is a genomic window from Photobacterium atrarenae.
CGGCAAACAGGTAGAGCGCATCTTCAATCACTTGCTTTTCGTAGCTGCCGACCAGCTCGTCCAGCGGGCTGCTCATTTGATCCAGCGGTTTAGTGCGTTCCTGGCCGGCCAGCTTGACGATCCCGATGGCATAGAGCTCGGCGACATTTTTCAGCTCCAGGACATTTCCCGGCCATTCATAGCGGCTGAGCGTGTTGAGATAGGCCTTGTCGACCGGCGGGAGCGCTTTGCTGAGCTTGTGGCAGCTCAGTTTCAAAAAGTGCCGGAACAGCGGAATAATGTCGCAGTTGCGCTGTTTCAGCGACGGGATCTGAAAGCGGATCTGACTCAGGAAATAAAACAGCTCCGGTAACAGCTTGTCCTGCTCGACCTGGGCTTCCGGAGGGCCTTCGACCAGAGCCAGCACCCGGACTTCTTTTTTCCCCTGTCGTTCTTGCTCCAGCAGGAAGCGGCACAGCCACTTCTGGGTTTCCTGCGGCATGTCCTGAGGATGCATCAGGCACAGGCTGCCACCGCGGGCGGTGAGCATGCTGCGCTGCAGATCGGCCGTACACTGAATGGCTTCGCCCGTAATGGTGACATAGGGACCGGCACTGAGGGCGCTTTTCTGGTGCAGCAGCCGGGCGATGGTATGGCGGCCGACCCCATGCTCACCTTCAATCAGCACATCTTTAGTGGTGAGTGCCACTTCGGCAATTTGCTCACGCAGTTTGATCATCAGGGGACTGTCGCCGATCAACAGTTCGGCCGTGGTTTGCGTCAGGCTGGTACGCTGTTCAATCAGCTGTTTGCGTACCGGCAGGTGTTTGTCGAGCAGGGCCAGCAGCTCGTTGGGCTGGAGCGGCTTTTGCAGAAAATCAAGTGCGCCTTTTTTGACTGCGTCGACGGCCATCGGGATATCGCCGTGGCCGGTGATCATGATGACCGGCAACTCCGGGTCAAGGGTTTTGATCTGCTCGAGCAGCTCCATACCGCTCAGGCCCGGCATATACATATCGGTCACAATCACCCCCGGCCAGTTTCGGTCCAGTAAATCCAGGACCCGGGACGGGTCAGTGATGGCGCAGGTTTTGTAGCCGGACACTTCCAGCAGATGTTGGTAGGCATCAACGACATCTTGATCGTCATCGATGATCAGTACTTCAATATCGTTATTAATCGTCATAGCAGTTTAACTCCAACACGACCAGTGCGCCGCCATGAAGGTTCGAGGCGAGGTAGATATCCCCTTCCAGGCGGTCCAGAATTGAACGACAGATGCTCAGGCCGAGACCGAGCCCGACGTCTTTTGTAGTGGTAAAAGGTACAAAAAGTTGTTCAATAATTTCGGCATTGAACCCACTGCCGCTGTCACTGACGGCCAGCCGCAGTTGCCGTCCCTGGTTGGGGAGGGTGCAGACTGTAATGGTGCGTTCGGCCCCGGCCGCTACGGCATCACAGCTGTTGACCAGCAGGTTGACCAGAACCTGCTCCAGCTGAACCTGATCAGCAAGCACCATCAGGTGCGGGTCGAGCTCGCTAACGATGGCGGTTTTTTGCACTTTGGCCCGACTTTCGACGATCAGCATCGCTTGTTGCAGCGCGTCCTGGAGGTTGACTGGAACGAGCGGACTGTTGGCCGATTGCTTCTTGGCAAAGTTGCGCAGGCTGGCAATGATCCGTCCCATGCGTGAGGTGAGGCTGTCGATTTTATCCAGGCTGACCGGCAGTTGCTCCGAGCGACCTTTTTCCAGCGCCACCCGGGTGGCGAAGACATGGGTTGAAATAGCGCTCAGGGGCTGGTTCAGCTCATGGGCCAGCGAGGTCATGGTTTGGCCCACAACAGCCATTTTTGCGGCCTGGATCAGTTCATCCTGGGTTGCACGCAGATCGGCTTCAATTCGTTTGCGATCGTCGATTTCGGCGTTGAGCTGGCGGTTGCGGTTGAGCAGCGACTGGGTTTTGTCACGGACCATGTTTTCCAGCCATCGTGCGGCATTTTCCTGCTCGGTAATATCGGTCATGGTGATGATCACTTTGTCGCTGTTGCCCTGGCGGAACAAGCGAAAATCAAGGCGCAGATACAGCATTTTGCCCGAATGATGATCGTGTTTGAGGGTCAGGCTGCATGCGCCGTTATTGAGCAACGGACTGCCGAGGGCAAACAGGGTCTGGAGGCGCTGTTGCATGCTGTCGCTGAACAAGCTCCATAAGGTCTGCTGCGTTGAGGTATTGTTGTAGTGGAACAGCAGCTGGGCACTGGGGTTCACCGACTCTACCAGCCCCTGCAGGTTACAGGTGATGATACTGGCCTGGGTGTTGTTGATCAGGTTGAGGGCATTGCTTTGCTGCATTTGTTGCATCTGGTGGCAGAAGAGACGCAGGTTATCGCCCAGCATACCGATCTCATCCTTGCCGGAGACCTGCACCTGAGTATCGAGCTGGCCGTTGGCGACGGCGTAGAGATCCTGGGACAGTAAGTTTAATCGCTTGACGATGCCACGCCCGACCAAGTGGATTGACAAGATCACCGACAGGCAAACGGACAGCAGCATGGTGCCAAACAGGATCAGGTTGCTGATGGTGATGGTCCGGTGCGCCTGTTCATTCAGCTGATGCAGGTCGTGGTTCTCCTGCTCCACCATTTGTTGGATCAGATCTTCCTGGCTGGATAACCGGGTTTGGATCCGTTCCTGATAGCGCGCGATGTTGGTGTGGAGTTCGATATCCTGACGCAGTTGTGTTTCCAGTACCCCGGCCGGTGCCACCAGAGTGATAATTTCTTTGAGAAGCTGGTGGTAAGCTGTGGTAGCGGTGTAATGATCGAGGTTTTGGCTGATCGCATTAATCTCTTTGACTTTATTACCGATATAGTAAAAAGCCTGGCCTAGATCCAAGGTATGTCGCTGCTGCATGATTTCCTGAACCAGTAAAAACAGCTCGCTTTCCTTAACGGTAATGGACTGGATGTAGGAGAATTCCGTCATGGTTTCCCGGATCGCTTCCGGCCCCAGGGCATTGGGCACCACGCTGGTCAGTTGCCATTCAACCTCCTGGCGCAGGGGGGCCAGTTCGTCGACCAGATCCTTGTGCAGCCATTTGAGGGTCTTTTCGGTTTGGCTGACGGCATAACGATGGGCGTTTCGCTCGTAGAGTAGGTCGGTATAGACCGCGATGTCTCCAAGCAGGGTTTCGTGTTCGGCTTTAATGGCCTGGTAGTGGTCGAGATCGGCAGTTTCGTTGATCGCGGTACTGATCCGTTCCAGCTTTTCGCTGATTTCCTGCTTGAGTTTATTGTGGTGCACCGGATCCTGGTTGTTGCTCAGGGCATTGAGTGATGCCTGTAACCCGGCGGTGTTGCGCTCAAGCCGGTAACTGGTCCACAGTGCCGGTAGGTTTTTATCGACAATGGCTTTGATCTGGGTATCTAAGGTATTCCAGTTGATCACGGCGATGATACTGACACTGATGGTCAGAAAGGACATAAACGCTATGGCGGCAATCAGCCGGTTGCCGATGGTATTACGGATCAGCATGGCAACGTCTCACTGGCACCCGGCAGCAGCCCTGACTCGGCGGATACCGGTTCGGCAGGGGCGAAGCGAAGAGTACACGGCATTGCGAGTGGGGTTCGGCTCATGGCTTCCTGCAACGATTTGGGCTCGAAAGGTTCGGACTGCAAGCTTACTCCGAAGTGCTGATAGAAATAAAAATTGTTCGATGAACTTCTATGCTGTTAGCTATTTTGTTGGGTTGGGGGTGTTATGTTGAGTCAATATTGACTCGCAGGAAATGAAACTTGGTTGAAGATCACATATTCCGGTCAGACCTACCTAGTTTATCGCAGGAAACTGGGCGAAAGGAATCACAAATGGTGCCCGGTTGTGGGGCTGGAAAACGAAAACCGGAGCCATTGCCCCGGTTTTGATTCAGATGCTGTGCCGCCCGGGCCGTCAGGCATTGACGATTTGCTGTATCTCTGTGGCGGACAGGTGGTATTGGCGCGGGCAGTTGCGCCAGGTTTGTAGCATGCGTTGGTATTTGTCCTGCATTGGAACCTGGCTGTTGAAGTTGTGCTCGGCTTTTTCGAATTGTGGATACAGTCCTTCTTCTTCGGTCAGGAAACGAACATAGTGGACCAACTGCGACTCGGTGGCCGCATCGAAGCCCAGGAACTGCAAGCGGCGCGGTTCGACATCGACTTGCTTGTCCGCATCAAGCATCTTGTAGGATTCCTGTAGTGCGTGATGCAATTCCATCGCGTCAATCACCTGGCGGCATTCTTCTTCAGACAGGCAGCCAAAGTCTTTGTTCAGCTCACGCATCTGCAGCCCGTAGCCGCGCTCGACAATCGTTTGCAGGCGGCGGTACTTGGCGGCATTTTCCGGATCCATTTGCGCCATCAGATTGTACTGATTTGAAAG
It includes:
- a CDS encoding sigma-54-dependent transcriptional regulator yields the protein MTINNDIEVLIIDDDQDVVDAYQHLLEVSGYKTCAITDPSRVLDLLDRNWPGVIVTDMYMPGLSGMELLEQIKTLDPELPVIMITGHGDIPMAVDAVKKGALDFLQKPLQPNELLALLDKHLPVRKQLIEQRTSLTQTTAELLIGDSPLMIKLREQIAEVALTTKDVLIEGEHGVGRHTIARLLHQKSALSAGPYVTITGEAIQCTADLQRSMLTARGGSLCLMHPQDMPQETQKWLCRFLLEQERQGKKEVRVLALVEGPPEAQVEQDKLLPELFYFLSQIRFQIPSLKQRNCDIIPLFRHFLKLSCHKLSKALPPVDKAYLNTLSRYEWPGNVLELKNVAELYAIGIVKLAGQERTKPLDQMSSPLDELVGSYEKQVIEDALYLFAGRINDVSNYLQIPRKKLYLRMKKHNLDKAEYKVRPN
- a CDS encoding ATP-binding protein translates to MLIRNTIGNRLIAAIAFMSFLTISVSIIAVINWNTLDTQIKAIVDKNLPALWTSYRLERNTAGLQASLNALSNNQDPVHHNKLKQEISEKLERISTAINETADLDHYQAIKAEHETLLGDIAVYTDLLYERNAHRYAVSQTEKTLKWLHKDLVDELAPLRQEVEWQLTSVVPNALGPEAIRETMTEFSYIQSITVKESELFLLVQEIMQQRHTLDLGQAFYYIGNKVKEINAISQNLDHYTATTAYHQLLKEIITLVAPAGVLETQLRQDIELHTNIARYQERIQTRLSSQEDLIQQMVEQENHDLHQLNEQAHRTITISNLILFGTMLLSVCLSVILSIHLVGRGIVKRLNLLSQDLYAVANGQLDTQVQVSGKDEIGMLGDNLRLFCHQMQQMQQSNALNLINNTQASIITCNLQGLVESVNPSAQLLFHYNNTSTQQTLWSLFSDSMQQRLQTLFALGSPLLNNGACSLTLKHDHHSGKMLYLRLDFRLFRQGNSDKVIITMTDITEQENAARWLENMVRDKTQSLLNRNRQLNAEIDDRKRIEADLRATQDELIQAAKMAVVGQTMTSLAHELNQPLSAISTHVFATRVALEKGRSEQLPVSLDKIDSLTSRMGRIIASLRNFAKKQSANSPLVPVNLQDALQQAMLIVESRAKVQKTAIVSELDPHLMVLADQVQLEQVLVNLLVNSCDAVAAGAERTITVCTLPNQGRQLRLAVSDSGSGFNAEIIEQLFVPFTTTKDVGLGLGLSICRSILDRLEGDIYLASNLHGGALVVLELNCYDD
- a CDS encoding YfbU family protein, with amino-acid sequence MEMTNAQRLILSNQYNLMAQMDPENAAKYRRLQTIVERGYGLQMRELNKDFGCLSEEECRQVIDAMELHHALQESYKMLDADKQVDVEPRRLQFLGFDAATESQLVHYVRFLTEEEGLYPQFEKAEHNFNSQVPMQDKYQRMLQTWRNCPRQYHLSATEIQQIVNA